The following coding sequences lie in one Pontibacter sp. G13 genomic window:
- a CDS encoding type IX secretion system plug protein domain-containing protein: protein MNTFSRLMLPVCLGAAFLLALLITGCPVSSSLNVANGTNPTRSQRWLPEDKIYDPTIHTPQLYRPPYQASYPVLFKGAVEPLVLEFDQWLPEDKPFDDYYVDIVNCDRFWRPTTLLPIEFYDGFTQVRIENYERSRFTKVPYMHYVHAFPRENEGFKMSGNYILKVYRNANPSDVVLTRRFIVVEREATIETKYELSSRLVREKMADLAFEVVVPGVQVFNPAQDLTVKVMQNFRWDSEVVMGAPRFYTPPRFEYYIDFMDAFQGGNEFRYHANASTQLLFESVEDIEDRQDAWHFFLFKDDPLTRNVFRSYGDRNGTFSVQVEEWDDPRVQADYVLNQFRVRSNAPVDGNVYVFGKFSDWQMLPQYQLEWNEALGVYERDIWLKQGIYDYEYVVKRSGDPLPDEATFQGRHEFSENFYTVLVYHRRPTDRTDRLIGYQPFNYQD from the coding sequence ATGAATACCTTTTCCCGCTTGATGCTCCCCGTATGCCTTGGAGCCGCTTTTTTATTGGCACTCCTCATCACCGGATGCCCTGTTTCTTCCTCCCTCAATGTGGCCAATGGGACCAATCCCACCCGCTCCCAGCGATGGCTGCCGGAGGATAAGATCTATGATCCGACCATCCATACCCCGCAACTGTACCGCCCTCCCTATCAGGCTTCCTATCCAGTGTTGTTCAAGGGAGCAGTGGAGCCCCTCGTATTGGAATTCGACCAATGGCTGCCGGAAGACAAGCCTTTCGATGATTACTATGTGGACATCGTGAACTGCGACCGATTCTGGCGCCCGACAACCCTGTTGCCGATTGAATTCTATGATGGATTCACCCAAGTACGGATCGAAAACTATGAGCGCTCGCGATTCACGAAGGTCCCGTACATGCATTATGTCCACGCTTTTCCTCGCGAAAATGAGGGATTCAAGATGAGCGGCAACTACATCCTGAAGGTGTATCGCAATGCCAATCCGTCCGATGTGGTCTTGACGAGGAGATTTATTGTGGTGGAACGCGAGGCGACTATCGAGACCAAATACGAATTGAGCAGCAGACTCGTACGCGAAAAAATGGCGGATTTGGCATTCGAAGTGGTCGTACCCGGCGTACAGGTTTTCAATCCTGCACAAGATCTGACGGTCAAGGTCATGCAGAATTTCCGGTGGGATTCGGAGGTCGTCATGGGGGCCCCTAGATTTTATACACCGCCTCGATTTGAGTACTACATAGATTTCATGGATGCTTTTCAGGGAGGGAACGAATTCCGGTATCATGCCAATGCTTCCACCCAATTGCTCTTCGAATCAGTCGAGGATATCGAGGATCGTCAAGATGCTTGGCACTTTTTCCTGTTCAAAGATGACCCGCTGACCCGAAATGTATTCCGCTCATACGGCGACCGCAATGGGACATTTTCGGTTCAGGTGGAGGAATGGGATGATCCGCGCGTCCAAGCGGACTATGTGCTCAACCAATTTCGGGTTCGTTCCAATGCACCTGTGGATGGCAATGTGTATGTGTTTGGGAAGTTCTCCGACTGGCAGATGTTGCCTCAGTATCAGTTGGAATGGAATGAAGCCTTGGGAGTCTATGAGCGAGATATCTGGCTCAAACAAGGCATTTACGACTACGAATATGTGGTCAAACGATCTGGCGATCCCCTGCCGGATGAAGCGACCTTTCAAGGCCGTCATGAATTCTCCGAAAACTTCTACACGGTCCTTGTCTACCATCGTCGCCCCACGGACCGGACCGATCGGTTGATTGGGTATCAGCCGTTTAATTATCAGGATTGA
- a CDS encoding NAD(P)H-quinone oxidoreductase yields MNGLLERIKSPEPYSHAGKMATTNGFPMNIPSTMRAVLFDRPCDADGLYIGEFPTPQPTSQEILVKVTASALNRADILQRKGQYPPPPGASKILGLEMAGEVVQVGPEVTKWKVGDQVCGLLAGGGQAEYAVIQEDIAMPIPPGLSVEAAAAIPEVFMTAFHALDWKAELQKGEDILIHAGASGVGTAAIQIARAMGARVLVTASAGKHDYCRSLGATLAIDYKTEQFEQVVRKFTHGQGVHVILDFIAAAYFQQNINTLSMDGRMVMLALMGGIKMEKLSLINIVSRRLSIMGSTLRNQSRTYKAQLSQSFQNFAWPLFEADKLKPVIDQILPLDAVSDAHRLIESNQTIGKIVLRISD; encoded by the coding sequence ATGAATGGTTTGCTGGAAAGGATCAAGTCTCCAGAGCCTTATTCGCACGCAGGTAAAATGGCTACCACTAACGGCTTTCCCATGAACATCCCTTCCACCATGCGCGCGGTGCTTTTCGACCGCCCTTGCGATGCCGACGGTCTTTACATCGGCGAATTTCCCACTCCCCAACCCACTTCCCAGGAAATTTTGGTCAAGGTCACCGCCAGCGCGCTCAATCGAGCTGACATCCTCCAACGAAAGGGTCAATATCCGCCACCTCCGGGGGCCAGCAAGATTTTGGGATTGGAAATGGCCGGGGAGGTCGTTCAGGTTGGGCCAGAAGTGACCAAGTGGAAAGTAGGCGATCAAGTCTGCGGCCTGCTGGCGGGAGGTGGTCAGGCGGAATACGCCGTGATCCAAGAAGATATCGCCATGCCGATCCCTCCGGGATTGAGCGTTGAAGCTGCTGCCGCGATTCCGGAGGTATTCATGACGGCATTTCATGCGTTGGATTGGAAAGCCGAACTACAGAAGGGAGAAGACATTCTGATCCATGCTGGAGCCAGCGGGGTCGGGACTGCCGCCATTCAAATTGCCCGGGCAATGGGTGCCCGGGTGCTGGTAACCGCTTCTGCCGGAAAGCATGATTACTGCCGAAGCTTAGGCGCAACCTTGGCCATTGACTACAAGACCGAGCAATTCGAACAGGTAGTCCGCAAATTCACCCACGGTCAGGGCGTGCATGTCATCCTCGATTTTATTGCGGCGGCCTATTTTCAGCAAAACATCAATACCCTCTCCATGGACGGCCGGATGGTCATGCTGGCACTCATGGGAGGCATCAAGATGGAAAAGTTGAGCCTCATCAACATCGTATCCCGCCGCCTGTCCATCATGGGATCGACCCTCCGGAATCAATCCCGCACCTACAAGGCGCAATTGAGCCAGAGCTTCCAGAATTTTGCCTGGCCGCTATTCGAAGCGGACAAACTCAAGCCGGTTATCGACCAGATACTTCCGCTGGATGCCGTGTCAGATGCACATCGACTCATCGAATCCAATCAGACCATCGGGAAGATCGTCTTGAGGATTTCCGACTGA
- a CDS encoding VWA domain-containing protein: MKQLLGIDLFANPEALLLLLLIPFYVFWYGRYFRKQRLVIRLSYDPGRLTQPKMDLSPLRLVPRLLQLLGLALLILAIARPQTESIVHQRQTKGIEIMMLMDISASMEATDFRPNRLEVAKENAANFIKLRKHDKMGMVLFAHSALNYAPLTMDHDYLMRMTERIRPGLIHKEGTALGDAVAMGINRLRQGNRSQQVMVILTDGANNRGNMDPVSAAKLAAAFGVKLYTIGIGSKSYKNLSTLRQTRSELDEEVLQRMATLSGGKFYRVKEDQMLKRVYEEISQLEQTDLQDVSHRLVEDEYPFFIKLAILCFSLSFTLMLSFMYNPLEQ, from the coding sequence ATGAAACAATTGTTGGGGATCGACCTATTTGCCAATCCAGAGGCGCTTTTGCTGTTGTTGCTGATCCCGTTCTACGTATTTTGGTATGGACGATACTTCCGCAAACAGCGGCTCGTCATCCGATTGAGCTACGATCCGGGCAGACTGACCCAACCCAAGATGGATCTGTCTCCTCTGCGTCTCGTTCCCCGATTGCTGCAATTGTTGGGGCTGGCGCTCCTCATCCTCGCCATTGCCCGACCCCAGACAGAGAGCATTGTCCACCAGCGGCAGACCAAAGGCATCGAAATCATGATGCTGATGGACATTTCTGCCAGTATGGAAGCCACCGATTTCCGACCCAATCGCCTGGAAGTCGCCAAGGAGAATGCCGCCAACTTCATCAAGCTCCGAAAACACGACAAGATGGGCATGGTACTGTTTGCCCATAGCGCCCTCAACTATGCGCCGCTGACCATGGATCACGACTATTTGATGCGAATGACCGAACGCATTCGCCCCGGCCTGATCCACAAGGAAGGGACTGCCCTCGGTGATGCCGTTGCCATGGGGATCAACCGCCTCCGCCAAGGCAATCGGTCCCAACAAGTCATGGTCATCCTGACTGATGGTGCCAATAACCGGGGCAATATGGACCCAGTATCCGCAGCCAAGCTCGCCGCGGCATTTGGGGTGAAACTCTACACCATCGGGATTGGCAGCAAATCCTACAAAAATCTCAGCACCCTCAGACAGACACGGTCCGAACTGGACGAAGAGGTCCTCCAGCGCATGGCGACCCTCTCGGGCGGAAAATTCTACCGGGTCAAGGAGGATCAAATGCTCAAACGGGTCTATGAAGAAATCTCCCAATTGGAACAGACAGATCTCCAAGACGTCTCCCACCGATTGGTCGAAGATGAATACCCTTTCTTCATCAAATTGGCGATCCTGTGCTTTTCCCTGAGCTTCACGCTCATGCTGTCCTTCATGTACAATCCACTTGAGCAATAG